A portion of the uncultured Draconibacterium sp. genome contains these proteins:
- a CDS encoding 4Fe-4S binding protein, whose protein sequence is MAKVKGAVVVDKEGCKGCSLCVEACPHDVLALHREVNSKGYHYSYMSNPDACIGCANCGVVCPDTCITIYRVKAS, encoded by the coding sequence ATGGCAAAAGTAAAAGGAGCAGTTGTTGTTGATAAGGAAGGCTGCAAAGGCTGCAGTCTGTGTGTGGAAGCTTGTCCGCACGATGTATTAGCATTGCACAGAGAGGTAAACAGCAAAGGGTATCATTATTCGTACATGAGCAACCCCGATGCTTGTATTGGATGCGCCAATTGTGGTGTTGTTTGTCCGGATACTTGCATAACGATTTATCGCGTAAAGGCAAGCTAG
- a CDS encoding Nif3-like dinuclear metal center hexameric protein, which produces MKNFLLLLFLIPLCSFGQNKLTPQRVVNMMKENVTCDWAETTVDVFKVGDPDTEIKGIAVCMFADMRTLQKAVEMNCNFIITHEPIFYNHLDETDAYANDPVYNEKRKFIEDHKLVVFRFHDHIHMTQPDGIYAGMIEKLGWQDFAVNDAGTLYKMPEKKLSDFARELKDQLGMQTVRVIGNSDMKFTKVGLAVGAPGGARQIQMLNLPDVEVMVAGEASEWETYLYANDAATLGKNKAVIFLGHIKSEEAGMDYCAQWLKGFVEGVPIHFIENKANFMTF; this is translated from the coding sequence ATGAAAAACTTTTTGCTATTACTATTCTTAATCCCGCTTTGTTCGTTTGGGCAAAACAAACTCACCCCTCAAAGGGTGGTAAATATGATGAAGGAAAACGTTACCTGCGATTGGGCTGAAACGACTGTTGATGTTTTTAAGGTTGGCGATCCCGACACGGAAATAAAAGGTATTGCAGTGTGTATGTTTGCCGATATGCGTACACTGCAAAAGGCTGTTGAAATGAACTGCAACTTTATAATTACCCACGAACCTATTTTTTATAACCACCTGGATGAAACCGATGCCTATGCAAACGACCCTGTTTATAATGAAAAGCGCAAATTCATTGAAGATCACAAATTAGTTGTGTTCCGTTTCCACGATCATATTCACATGACTCAACCCGATGGAATTTATGCCGGAATGATTGAAAAATTGGGCTGGCAGGATTTTGCTGTTAACGATGCCGGCACACTTTATAAAATGCCGGAGAAAAAACTATCGGACTTTGCGCGTGAGTTAAAAGATCAATTGGGAATGCAAACTGTACGCGTAATTGGCAATTCTGATATGAAATTCACAAAAGTGGGGCTGGCCGTTGGAGCTCCCGGTGGCGCCCGCCAGATTCAAATGCTTAATCTGCCCGACGTGGAAGTTATGGTTGCCGGCGAAGCCAGCGAATGGGAAACCTACCTTTATGCCAACGATGCAGCTACATTAGGAAAAAATAAGGCTGTTATTTTTCTGGGACATATAAAATCGGAAGAGGCAGGAATGGATTATTGTGCACAGTGGCTGAAAGGGTTTGTTGAAGGTGTGCCAATTCATTTTATTGAGAATAAGGCTAATTTTATGACGTTTTAA
- a CDS encoding DMT family transporter, with product MQNHTKGIVYAAITAFFWGFLAIALKVAVREVDPVTVVWIRFVVAFIILAIWQAFKTPSSFKILIKPPLLLILAALALSWNYMGYMLGIHHTTPSNAQLFIQTGPLILAVAGFLIFKEKLLRNQIVGFSIAIFGFSFFYRDQLQAFFETAGNYKIGILLTISGAVAWSIYAILQKKLVRTYSVDSLNLVLFGLPSLLYIPFIEFRPLLELSWSWWLLLLFLGANTFIAYTCIGKALKYTEANKVSIIIILNPMITFITMGILTELNVSWVEHERFSAITIVGAALVFIGAVLVSRKNKSR from the coding sequence ATGCAAAACCACACAAAAGGAATCGTTTACGCTGCAATTACAGCATTCTTTTGGGGCTTTTTAGCTATCGCCTTAAAAGTTGCCGTACGCGAAGTCGATCCGGTGACGGTGGTGTGGATTCGTTTTGTGGTGGCCTTTATTATTCTCGCTATCTGGCAGGCTTTTAAAACTCCCTCATCTTTTAAGATTCTGATAAAACCTCCCCTGTTATTGATTCTTGCAGCGCTGGCTTTATCGTGGAATTACATGGGTTATATGTTGGGAATTCACCACACAACACCCAGCAACGCCCAGCTTTTTATTCAAACCGGACCGCTTATTTTAGCCGTGGCGGGCTTCCTTATTTTTAAAGAAAAACTACTCCGAAACCAGATCGTTGGTTTTTCAATTGCCATTTTTGGATTTTCATTTTTCTATCGCGATCAGTTGCAAGCCTTTTTCGAAACTGCAGGTAATTACAAAATAGGAATACTGTTGACAATTTCAGGAGCTGTTGCATGGTCGATTTATGCTATTCTGCAAAAGAAATTAGTTCGTACTTATTCAGTCGACAGTTTAAACCTTGTGCTGTTTGGCTTACCATCGCTTTTGTACATTCCTTTTATTGAATTTCGACCATTGTTAGAACTAAGCTGGAGCTGGTGGTTGCTATTGTTATTTCTGGGTGCCAACACATTTATTGCTTACACTTGCATCGGGAAAGCCCTAAAGTACACGGAAGCCAACAAAGTAAGTATCATCATTATTTTAAACCCGATGATTACTTTTATTACCATGGGCATTTTAACCGAGCTCAATGTTTCGTGGGTAGAACACGAACGCTTTTCTGCCATTACAATTGTTGGTGCTGCACTGGTATTTATTGGTGCTGTGCTGGTATCTCGAAAAAATAAGTCACGATAA
- a CDS encoding 3-methyl-2-oxobutanoate dehydrogenase subunit VorB, which translates to MGELRLMKGNEVLAEAAIRCGCDGYFGYPITPQSEVMETLMARQPWNETGMTVLQAESEVASINMVYGAAATGKKVMTSSSSPGISLMAEGISYIAGAELPCLIVNVQRGGPGLGTIQPSQADYFQSVKGGGHGDYKMIVLAPASVQEMNDFVDLGFELAFKYRNPAMILADGAIGQMMEKVELADQKPRWTKEQILEMSSDWATTGKTADRKKNIVTSLEMDSDKMEENNLRFQKKYQKMEEEEVRYEAIQCDDAEFVIVAFGTSARVCQKAVEIASAKGLKVGLLRPITLFPFPKKAIQELARKAKGFLSVEMSAGQMVEDIKLSVYEAGSNARVNHFGRMGGIIPTPDEVVEALEEKFSWELSYGVKRSY; encoded by the coding sequence ATGGGAGAATTAAGATTAATGAAAGGAAACGAGGTGTTGGCCGAGGCTGCCATCCGCTGCGGATGCGACGGTTATTTTGGCTATCCCATAACACCTCAGTCGGAAGTGATGGAAACATTGATGGCTCGTCAGCCCTGGAATGAAACGGGAATGACGGTATTACAAGCCGAAAGTGAAGTTGCTTCGATAAACATGGTTTATGGTGCTGCGGCCACCGGTAAAAAGGTAATGACGTCCTCATCAAGTCCGGGTATTAGCCTTATGGCCGAAGGAATCTCGTACATTGCCGGAGCTGAACTGCCTTGTTTAATTGTAAATGTACAACGTGGTGGCCCGGGTTTGGGAACCATTCAGCCATCGCAAGCCGATTATTTCCAGAGTGTAAAAGGTGGTGGCCATGGCGATTATAAAATGATTGTACTCGCGCCTGCATCGGTTCAGGAAATGAACGACTTTGTTGATCTGGGATTTGAATTGGCTTTTAAATACCGCAATCCGGCAATGATTTTAGCCGATGGCGCTATTGGGCAGATGATGGAAAAAGTAGAACTGGCCGACCAAAAACCACGCTGGACTAAAGAACAGATTTTGGAGATGAGCAGTGACTGGGCTACAACCGGAAAAACTGCAGATCGCAAAAAGAATATTGTTACTTCGCTGGAAATGGATTCTGACAAAATGGAAGAAAACAACCTGCGTTTCCAGAAGAAGTATCAGAAAATGGAAGAAGAGGAAGTACGCTACGAAGCCATTCAGTGCGACGATGCAGAATTTGTAATTGTAGCATTCGGAACTTCAGCACGTGTTTGCCAAAAGGCAGTTGAGATTGCCAGCGCAAAAGGATTGAAAGTTGGTTTACTTCGTCCTATTACCTTGTTCCCGTTCCCTAAAAAAGCAATACAGGAACTGGCGCGAAAAGCCAAAGGATTCCTTTCGGTTGAAATGAGTGCCGGACAAATGGTGGAAGACATCAAATTGTCGGTTTACGAGGCAGGTAGCAATGCCCGTGTAAATCATTTCGGACGAATGGGAGGAATTATTCCAACACCCGACGAGGTTGTTGAGGCACTGGAAGAAAAATTTTCATGGGAGTTGAGTTATGGAGTTAAACGTAGTTACTAA
- the pheT gene encoding phenylalanine--tRNA ligase subunit beta, with protein sequence MKISYSWLKDYIKLEQSPEEICDILTQTGLEVGGLEEVETVKGGLAGLVIGEVITCEQHPNSDHLSKTTVNVGTEEVLPIVCGAPNVAAGQKVVVATVGTTLYDGDQEFKIKKSKIRGEVSMGMICAEDEIGLGTNHDGIMVLDEHAKVGMQAKDYFNVESDWVIEIDLTPNRIDGASFIGAARDLAAFLKKTQDIEYTKPSVDDFKVDNNDLVIPVEVENTEACPRYAAVTISGIEVKESPEWLQNRLKMIGLTPINNVVDITNYVLFETAQPLHAFDADEITGGKVIVKTLPAKTKFTTLDEVERELDENDLMICNTEEAMCIGGVFGGIKSGMKETTKNVFLESAYFDPVYIRKTARRHGLNTDASFRFERGVDPNGQIYALKRAALMIKEIAGGTISSDIIDIYPNPIEDFKVSVSYANITRLIGKDLGADAVKSILESLEIKIESENETGLELLVPAYRVDVKREADVIEEILRIYGYNNIEIPTQVKSSLQTADKPNPDSVKNLVAEMLTSQGFNEIWSNSLTKSSYYEGLEQYKDEQSVKMLNPLSADLNGMRQTLLFGGLECIAYNANRQNKNLKIYEFGNTYFYKGTQLKDQPANNYWEESHLGLFVTGNKEAESWTMKEEAASFYGLKSYAENILKRLGLSTDIMQIDDCEDELFSEVLAYSYNNKVVLKLGVIAGKWLKKFEIENPVYYADFNWDSVFKAHKNHKVLFNELPKFPAVRRDLALLLDKPVKFSQLKETAFKMERQLLREVDLFDVYEGKGVPEGKKSYAVSFILRDDNKTLKDKQIDKTMQKLIMAFQRDFGAELR encoded by the coding sequence ATGAAGATTTCATATTCCTGGTTAAAAGATTACATTAAGCTGGAACAATCGCCCGAAGAGATTTGCGACATTTTAACGCAAACCGGATTGGAAGTTGGCGGTTTAGAAGAGGTTGAAACCGTTAAAGGAGGTTTGGCAGGTTTGGTAATTGGCGAAGTTATTACCTGCGAGCAACACCCGAATTCAGATCATTTAAGCAAAACAACTGTGAATGTTGGCACCGAAGAAGTATTGCCGATTGTTTGTGGTGCGCCAAACGTAGCTGCCGGACAAAAAGTTGTTGTGGCTACCGTTGGAACTACACTTTACGATGGCGACCAGGAATTTAAAATTAAAAAATCAAAGATTCGTGGCGAAGTGTCGATGGGGATGATTTGTGCCGAAGATGAAATTGGATTGGGCACCAACCACGATGGAATAATGGTATTAGATGAACATGCAAAAGTTGGCATGCAGGCTAAAGATTATTTCAATGTGGAATCGGATTGGGTAATCGAAATCGACCTTACACCAAACCGTATTGATGGAGCTTCGTTTATTGGAGCGGCCCGCGATTTGGCTGCTTTCCTGAAAAAAACACAGGATATTGAATATACAAAACCATCCGTTGACGACTTTAAAGTTGATAACAACGATTTGGTAATTCCGGTAGAAGTTGAAAACACCGAAGCTTGTCCGCGTTATGCTGCGGTAACTATTTCAGGAATTGAGGTGAAGGAATCACCGGAGTGGTTGCAGAACCGTTTAAAAATGATTGGTCTTACGCCGATTAACAACGTGGTTGACATTACCAATTATGTGTTATTCGAAACCGCCCAGCCATTACACGCTTTTGATGCCGACGAAATTACCGGCGGAAAAGTGATTGTAAAAACGCTACCTGCAAAAACAAAATTCACAACGCTTGACGAAGTGGAACGCGAACTGGATGAGAACGACCTGATGATATGCAATACCGAAGAAGCCATGTGTATTGGTGGTGTTTTCGGAGGAATCAAATCAGGCATGAAAGAAACGACTAAAAATGTGTTTTTGGAAAGTGCTTATTTCGATCCGGTTTATATTCGTAAAACTGCACGCCGTCATGGTTTGAACACTGATGCATCGTTCCGTTTCGAGCGCGGCGTTGATCCGAACGGACAAATTTATGCGCTAAAACGTGCCGCTTTAATGATTAAAGAAATTGCCGGAGGAACCATTTCTTCCGACATTATTGATATTTACCCGAATCCGATTGAAGATTTTAAAGTGAGTGTTTCGTATGCAAACATCACTCGTTTAATCGGTAAAGATTTGGGTGCTGACGCTGTGAAAAGCATTCTCGAATCGCTGGAAATTAAAATTGAAAGCGAGAACGAAACCGGTTTGGAACTGCTTGTTCCGGCTTACCGAGTTGATGTAAAACGTGAAGCCGACGTAATTGAAGAGATCCTGAGAATTTACGGTTACAACAACATTGAAATACCTACTCAGGTAAAATCGTCGTTGCAAACTGCCGACAAACCAAATCCCGACAGTGTTAAAAACCTGGTTGCAGAAATGCTGACTTCGCAAGGTTTCAACGAAATCTGGTCGAACTCGTTAACAAAATCGAGCTATTACGAAGGTTTGGAGCAATACAAAGATGAGCAATCCGTAAAAATGCTGAATCCATTGAGCGCTGACTTGAACGGAATGCGCCAAACCTTGTTATTTGGCGGATTGGAATGCATTGCTTACAACGCTAACCGTCAGAATAAAAACCTGAAGATTTATGAATTCGGGAACACTTACTTTTACAAAGGAACACAGCTGAAAGACCAGCCTGCCAATAATTACTGGGAAGAAAGTCATCTTGGGCTGTTCGTAACCGGAAATAAAGAGGCAGAAAGCTGGACGATGAAAGAAGAAGCTGCATCGTTTTACGGATTAAAATCGTATGCTGAAAACATTCTGAAACGATTGGGTTTATCTACAGATATTATGCAGATTGACGATTGCGAGGATGAACTATTCAGCGAGGTACTGGCATACTCTTACAACAACAAAGTTGTGCTGAAACTTGGAGTTATTGCCGGAAAATGGCTGAAAAAATTCGAGATCGAAAACCCGGTTTATTACGCCGATTTTAACTGGGATAGTGTATTTAAAGCGCACAAAAACCATAAAGTACTGTTTAACGAGTTGCCTAAATTCCCGGCTGTTCGTCGCGACTTGGCTTTACTGCTCGACAAACCGGTTAAGTTCAGCCAGCTAAAAGAAACGGCCTTTAAAATGGAGCGCCAGTTACTGCGCGAAGTTGACTTGTTTGACGTTTACGAAGGAAAAGGTGTTCCGGAAGGAAAAAAATCGTACGCTGTAAGTTTTATCCTACGCGATGATAACAAAACACTAAAAGACAAGCAAATCGACAAAACCATGCAAAAGCTGATAATGGCTTTTCAACGGGATTTTGGAGCTGAATTACGCTAA
- a CDS encoding M3 family metallopeptidase, producing the protein MKKLLFFVFILGLVVTSCQTQQKESTSNMENPFFEEWNTPFGVPPFDQIENEHFRPAFAEGMRLHKEEIDAIVNNPEAPTFENTMVALDKSGSFLNRVSNVFSNLSSAHTNDSIQAIEKDIEPQLSAHYDDINLNEGLFKRVKAVYEQREDLDLSTEEARFLEKKYKSFVRGGAELPADKKARMREINGELATLSVQFGEHVLKDNNAFKLVIEDQADLEGLPASSVSAAAATAKEEGQEGKWIFTISRPSMYPFLTYSPNRELREKLYKGYIMKGDNGNEFDNNKIVARIAELRSERAKLFGYNNHAEYILAENMAKNPENVYDILIKVWDKALPVAKQEVVDMQKIADKEGANIKIEGWDWWYYAEKVRQDKYALSEEDVKPYFQVDNVQKGIFTLANKLWGITFTERTDLPKYHKDGKVFEVKEADGSTIGIFYTDYFARPSKRGGAWMSSFRKQEMVDGENVIPVITNVCNFPAPTGDMPSLLSLDQVTTMFHEFGHGLHGLLSKCETHTLSGTSVSRDFVELPSQIMENWAFEPEMLALYAKHYKTGEVIPDELVEKINNAAHFNQGFATIEFLAAGLLDMDFHTLNEVDPNLDVEAFEKASMDKYGLIPEIAPRYRSTYFSHIFSGGYSSGYYAYLWAEVLDKDAFQAFKENGLFDQATAASFRANVLSKGGSDDPMKLYLQFRGKEPGIEPLLKGRGLM; encoded by the coding sequence ATGAAGAAACTGCTATTTTTTGTTTTTATCCTGGGTTTGGTGGTCACATCGTGCCAAACACAGCAAAAGGAAAGTACAAGTAACATGGAGAATCCGTTTTTTGAGGAATGGAACACACCATTTGGTGTTCCGCCGTTTGATCAAATTGAAAACGAACATTTTCGTCCTGCATTTGCAGAGGGAATGCGTTTACACAAAGAAGAAATTGATGCAATTGTAAACAATCCGGAAGCGCCGACTTTTGAAAATACAATGGTTGCGCTCGACAAATCAGGATCGTTTTTGAATCGTGTAAGTAATGTGTTCAGCAACTTAAGCAGCGCACATACTAACGATAGTATTCAGGCAATTGAAAAAGATATCGAGCCGCAATTATCGGCACACTACGACGATATCAACCTTAACGAAGGTTTATTTAAGCGTGTAAAAGCAGTTTACGAGCAACGTGAAGATCTTGATCTGAGCACTGAAGAAGCTCGTTTTCTGGAGAAAAAATACAAATCGTTTGTACGTGGTGGTGCTGAACTTCCTGCTGATAAAAAAGCACGTATGCGCGAGATTAATGGTGAACTGGCAACGCTGTCGGTACAATTCGGAGAGCACGTTTTGAAAGATAACAACGCTTTTAAACTGGTTATTGAAGATCAGGCTGATTTAGAAGGTCTGCCAGCGTCTTCTGTTTCGGCTGCTGCTGCCACCGCAAAAGAAGAAGGACAAGAAGGAAAATGGATTTTTACCATTAGCCGCCCAAGTATGTATCCGTTTCTAACTTATTCGCCAAACCGCGAATTGCGCGAGAAGTTGTACAAAGGTTACATTATGAAAGGTGACAATGGCAACGAGTTCGACAACAATAAAATTGTAGCCCGTATTGCCGAATTGCGCAGCGAGCGTGCAAAACTGTTTGGTTACAACAACCATGCAGAATACATTTTGGCCGAGAACATGGCTAAAAATCCTGAAAACGTTTACGATATTTTAATTAAAGTTTGGGATAAAGCACTTCCTGTTGCAAAACAAGAGGTGGTTGACATGCAGAAGATTGCCGACAAAGAAGGCGCCAATATTAAAATTGAAGGCTGGGATTGGTGGTACTATGCCGAGAAAGTTCGCCAGGATAAATATGCACTGAGCGAAGAAGATGTAAAACCATATTTCCAGGTTGACAACGTACAAAAGGGAATCTTTACTTTGGCCAATAAACTTTGGGGAATCACTTTCACCGAAAGAACCGATTTGCCAAAATACCATAAAGACGGAAAAGTGTTCGAGGTTAAAGAAGCCGATGGAAGTACAATTGGTATTTTTTACACCGACTATTTTGCCCGCCCAAGCAAACGTGGTGGTGCATGGATGAGCTCTTTCCGCAAACAGGAAATGGTGGATGGCGAAAACGTTATTCCGGTAATTACCAACGTTTGTAATTTCCCTGCTCCAACTGGTGATATGCCATCATTATTAAGTTTAGACCAGGTAACTACAATGTTCCATGAGTTTGGTCATGGTTTGCACGGATTGCTTTCAAAATGCGAAACACATACACTGTCGGGAACTTCGGTATCACGCGACTTTGTTGAGCTACCATCACAAATAATGGAAAACTGGGCTTTCGAACCTGAAATGCTTGCATTGTATGCAAAACATTACAAAACAGGTGAAGTAATTCCTGACGAGTTGGTTGAGAAAATTAACAATGCTGCACACTTTAACCAGGGATTTGCAACCATCGAATTTTTGGCTGCCGGTTTGTTGGATATGGATTTCCATACTTTAAATGAAGTTGATCCAAACTTGGATGTTGAGGCTTTTGAAAAAGCGTCGATGGACAAATATGGTTTAATTCCGGAAATTGCACCACGTTACCGCAGTACTTACTTCTCGCATATATTCTCTGGTGGTTATTCATCAGGTTATTATGCTTATTTGTGGGCCGAAGTACTGGATAAAGATGCTTTCCAGGCGTTTAAAGAAAACGGTTTGTTTGATCAGGCAACAGCAGCTTCCTTCCGCGCAAATGTATTGTCGAAAGGTGGATCAGACGATCCAATGAAATTATACCTGCAGTTCCGCGGAAAAGAACCGGGAATTGAGCCACTTTTAAAAGGCAGAGGTTTAATGTAA
- a CDS encoding sigma-70 family RNA polymerase sigma factor, with translation MVAKDFKTNVLPVSKKLLRFATHFLHDEDEARDVVQDVFLKLWQRKETLEEIDNIEAFAMRMTRNRCLDVIRANKTVPIDEDTDRRLKAKTIDVHSKVELGESARQIKKLIGQLPELQQNIMHMRDIEQLSYDEIEEATGLQRNAIRVNLSRARKKVRDEYLKINRNDGNTRNTTTTAKLL, from the coding sequence ATGGTTGCCAAAGATTTTAAAACAAATGTACTGCCGGTGAGTAAAAAGTTGCTTCGCTTTGCAACGCACTTTTTACATGACGAAGACGAGGCACGCGATGTGGTGCAGGATGTGTTTCTGAAATTATGGCAACGAAAGGAAACGCTTGAAGAAATTGACAACATTGAGGCTTTTGCCATGCGAATGACACGGAACCGTTGCCTCGATGTGATAAGAGCAAACAAAACAGTTCCGATTGATGAAGACACCGACCGAAGATTAAAGGCGAAAACGATAGACGTTCATTCAAAAGTTGAGTTAGGCGAATCGGCCAGGCAAATTAAAAAGCTGATAGGGCAGCTGCCCGAATTACAGCAAAACATAATGCACATGCGAGACATAGAACAGCTCTCGTATGACGAGATTGAAGAGGCCACCGGACTTCAACGAAATGCGATAAGGGTAAACCTTTCGAGAGCACGAAAAAAAGTGCGCGATGAATATTTAAAGATTAATAGAAATGATGGAAACACAAGAAATACTACGACTACTGCAAAACTACTTTGA
- a CDS encoding universal stress protein, whose translation MNYRSNSILTHIPQNRDGESILKQALFFTNALNMRIFLLDVIKSGPAFLHNPKSKRNQIRHQGALNKFTEFVKKSLGTDIPNNIILRIGWGKIINTLIVESERGGYDFVMIDKSKHANNEHLTPADISRYVSKSYCPVLSVNKEYPINKIKDIVVPIDITQRSQKRLYWSTFFAKRLNAKIRIVSALNIDIEERKSLAYKNAEKIKTMLEKRGVECEVKILKVHDQANHTAVLNYIEEVNAGMVIIRTHQESRFTGKKIGTFVSEIVHGCKKPVFTVGGVTQKYDLDAI comes from the coding sequence ATGAACTATAGATCGAATAGTATTCTGACACACATCCCTCAAAACCGCGATGGAGAAAGCATTTTAAAACAGGCCTTGTTTTTTACCAATGCGTTGAACATGCGCATCTTTCTTCTCGATGTTATAAAATCAGGGCCGGCATTCCTTCACAATCCCAAATCAAAACGCAACCAAATTCGCCACCAGGGAGCTTTGAACAAGTTCACTGAATTTGTAAAAAAGAGTCTCGGAACCGACATTCCAAATAACATAATCCTACGAATTGGATGGGGTAAAATCATCAACACGTTAATCGTGGAATCGGAACGTGGCGGCTACGATTTTGTAATGATCGACAAAAGCAAACATGCCAACAACGAGCATCTTACCCCAGCTGATATAAGCCGATACGTCAGTAAATCGTATTGTCCGGTCCTCTCGGTTAACAAAGAGTACCCAATTAATAAAATCAAAGATATTGTTGTACCGATCGATATTACACAGCGCAGCCAAAAACGCCTTTACTGGTCCACTTTTTTTGCCAAACGACTAAATGCCAAAATTCGTATAGTTTCTGCTTTGAATATCGATATTGAAGAACGAAAAAGTTTAGCCTACAAAAATGCCGAAAAGATTAAAACAATGCTTGAAAAACGGGGTGTTGAATGCGAGGTTAAAATTTTGAAAGTACACGATCAGGCAAATCATACTGCAGTGCTCAACTACATTGAAGAAGTAAATGCCGGAATGGTGATCATTCGTACGCACCAGGAGTCACGGTTTACCGGAAAAAAGATTGGCACTTTTGTTTCGGAAATCGTGCACGGTTGTAAAAAACCGGTTTTTACTGTTGGCGGCGTCACCCAAAAATATGATCTGGATGCCATATAA
- a CDS encoding thiamine pyrophosphate-dependent enzyme, with protein sequence MDIKEIIKPENLVYQKSEVLNDDIMHYCPGCSHGVVHKIMAELIEEMGLQEKTVGIAPVGCAVFAYNYIDIDWQEAAHGRAPAVATGVARVNPDNFVFTYQGDGDLASIGAAEIMHACNRGENILVVFINNGIYGMTGGQMAPTTLEGMVTATTPYGRNVDLNGYPMKITNLIAQLPGTSYVTRQAVHTAATARKCKRSLKKAIQNVLDKKGTSFVEVVSTCNSGWKMSPVEANKWMDENMIPYYPLGDLKDSVKGEHSDN encoded by the coding sequence ATGGATATTAAAGAAATTATAAAGCCGGAAAACCTGGTTTATCAGAAGTCGGAAGTACTGAACGACGATATTATGCACTACTGCCCGGGATGTTCTCATGGTGTGGTTCATAAAATTATGGCTGAATTGATTGAGGAAATGGGTCTTCAGGAAAAAACCGTTGGTATTGCTCCGGTAGGTTGTGCCGTTTTCGCCTACAATTATATTGATATCGACTGGCAGGAAGCTGCTCACGGTCGTGCACCGGCAGTGGCAACCGGCGTTGCCCGCGTAAATCCTGATAATTTTGTTTTTACTTATCAGGGCGATGGTGACCTTGCATCGATTGGGGCAGCAGAAATAATGCACGCTTGTAATCGCGGAGAGAATATTTTGGTGGTATTTATTAATAACGGAATTTACGGAATGACCGGTGGACAAATGGCGCCAACAACACTGGAAGGAATGGTCACTGCCACTACTCCTTATGGACGTAATGTTGATTTGAACGGTTATCCGATGAAGATCACCAATCTGATTGCTCAGTTGCCGGGAACATCGTATGTAACACGCCAGGCAGTGCACACTGCAGCAACGGCTCGTAAGTGCAAACGATCGTTGAAAAAAGCGATTCAGAATGTGCTGGATAAAAAAGGAACTTCCTTTGTTGAGGTGGTTTCAACCTGTAACTCAGGTTGGAAAATGAGTCCGGTGGAAGCCAATAAATGGATGGATGAGAACATGATTCCATACTATCCGTTGGGCGATTTGAAAGACAGTGTAAAAGGTGAACATTCGGATAATTAA
- a CDS encoding DUF4252 domain-containing protein: MKKLLLILAVVLPMAVLAQKSPVDKLFEKYANQKGMTTVNISGKLLGFAAQIETGDKDTQDLLSGLNGVRILSVEDDALNEKLDFYKELSDDGFFKNNDFEVLMEVTEDDEVVRFLARDAGNGKISDLILVVGGDDNALISISGIIDPENIGKITKAVNVDVGDFE; this comes from the coding sequence ATGAAAAAGTTATTATTGATTTTAGCAGTTGTATTGCCCATGGCAGTGCTTGCACAAAAAAGCCCGGTTGACAAATTATTCGAAAAGTATGCCAACCAAAAGGGAATGACCACCGTAAATATTTCGGGTAAACTTTTGGGATTTGCTGCCCAGATTGAAACAGGCGACAAAGACACCCAGGATTTATTATCAGGATTAAACGGCGTGCGTATTTTATCGGTTGAAGATGACGCTTTAAATGAAAAGCTTGACTTTTATAAAGAACTGAGCGACGATGGTTTTTTCAAAAACAATGATTTTGAAGTGTTAATGGAAGTAACCGAAGACGATGAAGTTGTTCGTTTCCTGGCACGCGATGCCGGTAACGGAAAGATATCGGATCTGATTCTTGTAGTTGGAGGGGATGACAACGCATTAATTAGCATTAGTGGAATAATTGATCCGGAAAATATTGGTAAAATCACCAAGGCAGTTAATGTTGATGTAGGTGATTTTGAATAA